The proteins below are encoded in one region of Ferruginibacter lapsinanis:
- a CDS encoding DUF2130 domain-containing protein, with protein sequence MANEITCPSCGHQFELNESLKNEVEKELRGKMVDWQKKKEEEFEKNKLAVEAAAQKKAAEQFASQLKSFEEDAKIKSQQLQELQKKELDLLRDKNALEEKQKNLEVEIEKRFLEKRKEIEDSAIKREQEIFDLKTKEYKLQMEQQQKLIEELKRKSEQGSMQLQGESQEILLEEILKEHFPFDLIAEVGKGVEGADCIQTVRNNTGQECGKIIYESKRTKGWSGAWIDKLKNDKRNSGADFAILVTQTFPKDMEKFGEKDGVWVCTFNEVGSLAHALRSAIIRINEEQKKHENKGDKMQMLYDYLTGNEFRGQMESIVEGFMAMKQGISKERIQMEKIWKEREKQLEKVLISTSGMYGSVKGIAGASVGDIPLLDGGDDNLLEE encoded by the coding sequence ATGGCGAATGAAATAACATGTCCCAGTTGCGGACATCAGTTTGAATTGAATGAAAGCCTCAAAAATGAGGTAGAGAAAGAACTGCGTGGCAAAATGGTTGACTGGCAAAAGAAAAAAGAAGAAGAATTTGAAAAAAATAAACTTGCTGTAGAAGCAGCCGCTCAAAAAAAAGCAGCCGAACAATTTGCTTCGCAATTAAAATCTTTTGAAGAAGATGCTAAAATTAAAAGTCAGCAGCTACAGGAACTGCAAAAGAAAGAACTCGACCTGCTGAGAGATAAAAATGCACTGGAAGAAAAACAAAAGAACCTTGAAGTAGAAATTGAAAAGCGTTTCCTGGAAAAAAGAAAAGAGATCGAAGATTCTGCTATCAAAAGAGAACAGGAGATCTTTGATCTTAAAACAAAAGAATACAAGTTGCAAATGGAGCAACAGCAAAAACTCATTGAAGAATTAAAACGTAAGAGTGAACAGGGCAGTATGCAATTACAAGGCGAAAGCCAGGAGATATTGCTGGAAGAAATTTTAAAGGAACATTTCCCGTTTGATCTTATTGCAGAAGTAGGTAAAGGTGTAGAGGGAGCCGATTGTATTCAAACTGTAAGAAACAATACAGGACAGGAATGTGGTAAAATAATTTATGAAAGCAAACGTACAAAAGGATGGAGCGGTGCATGGATCGATAAACTAAAAAATGATAAGCGTAACAGCGGAGCTGATTTTGCAATATTGGTTACACAAACATTTCCGAAGGATATGGAGAAATTTGGAGAGAAAGATGGTGTGTGGGTTTGTACATTCAATGAAGTGGGCAGTCTGGCACATGCATTAAGAAGTGCTATCATCAGAATAAATGAAGAACAGAAAAAGCATGAGAACAAAGGTGATAAAATGCAAATGCTCTATGATTATTTGACCGGTAATGAATTCCGTGGACAAATGGAATCTATTGTAGAGGGTTTTATGGCCATGAAACAGGGTATTTCCAAAGAGCGTATCCAGATGGAAAAGATCTGGAAGGAAAGAGAAAAACAATTAGAAAAAGTATTGATCAGTACCAGCGGCATGTACGGTTCGGTAAAAGGCATTGCCGGTGCTTCAGTGGGTGATATTCCTTTATTAGATGGAGGTGATGATAATTTGTTAGAGGAGTAA